The genomic region AAAACTAATTAACAAATGGAAATTTGAAACGATTTCATTTTATGGTCTTCTCGATCCACCCTATAAATTGGAAGGCGCTTAATGCTagcaatattatttttgtcGTAATTCAAAcatcattgtttatataaacaaatcgTTTATTGAGTTAATCAAATTGCTACTTGATATAAACATTATCACGTAGCAACAAGCAGGGGCGGGTCCAgcatttgacgttagagggggggggggggtaatttaGGGGCGTAAGATTTTGCCTCACGAACCGTAATTTGGTTAAAGTGTGGTGGGGGGATGTGTGGGGGTTAGGGTAGGGGACAAAgacagcatatttttttttcttttatgataATTGCTATCTAAAAGATGCAAAACGATTTCCAATTGATGATGTACACAATTAGTTTCATTTCGCCAAAATGTGGTATAAAAgttaaattttgataagaaCGTAATAAAAACACAAGTAAAACGATAACAcggaaatatatatttttaaattatttttttttatgctattttgatgttttaagtAAACAAACTTGTGCCTCTGCGTACAAATAGTTGCAGTGTTAACAATACAGAacttattattttagactagtcatattttatacatatactaaTACAACAAGACGCCAGAGAACGTAGAAAAGTGAAAATTGTCACTCGAGTCGATTGTAGCGTCCGGAATTTCAAACACTTGTACCTGGACCGCCTGGCCGTGACTCACGTGAATGATACACGTGTTTCCGCCCATGGACTGTGCCTGCCGCGGACCGGAAACCACGTGCGGATTGGCTACGGCGTCGACTTCATTTACGCCGTTAACGACGAGACGAACGAACGTCGACGTCGTGGAATCAAAGTGATATGTGAAGAGGTAAACGCCAGAAAGCGGCGCCGTAAAAGCGCCAGTGAAAGTGTTGTAGACATTTCCGTCATTGAGAAGAATTCTGTCAAACTTGATCGCTTCGTTCGTCATGTGCTGTTTCGACTGAGACAAGTAAACGGAAAATGCAGCGTTGCCAACAGCCCGGCGTTGACGCGACAGCAGCCATGGCGGAAGTCTCGGCGTAGTTGGAGCATCATGGTTTATGTTTTCTCCTGAACGGATCGAGTCATCGTCCTTATCCTCACGTGAAGGAGCTTTTTGAGATTCCATGTTTTGGGCTGCATGTTTGTGCTCTAATTCttctattttatgtttaagatcCTTAATTGTTGTTTCTTGAAGTACATTTTCTATCGTAAGGTTTTCTATATCTTTATGTAATGCTGAAACTTCTCGCTTTAGTTCAAGCAATATGTCCATAAGGCTGTTCTCCTTGTTTTCCAATTCTAGACAAAGAAGATTTGGTATTAAAGTTAAACACACAAAAGCAAAAGAcacatttttcaacattttggagTTTTTTTAACTATTGAAAGTAGCGTGAATCTATCTTTGCTAGTATTTAAACTACATAAAGTTATTCTTAATCAATTAGAACCTACATCTCACATGAACATTGATAACAGCCCTGATACATACCGAACGAAATCTAGAACTTGGAAACCAAAACACTTCACTACCTGTAGTGGTACTGCCACTGCTGAAATAATACGATACCAAACTGTTATTTGTCCCACAACGACCTTTTCTGTTTATCCTCCTTATAAGGTCAGTGTcggtttttataaaaacatcttAAAGGGTCTTCACACTGGATGATACTATTGCAAGAaggaaaaaatgtcaaacacttttaatcttacttactgatgtatcacatcgcttacgacacatgcatcttttgtagtttttgcgcatttttccaattcgaaatttactggggttgttTACCACATAAATCccattaagtttaaaaatagtttcgGTATATTTacctgtactcataaacagatatgatataaacttggaaaccattatgcgtTTTTTTAACGGGGAAACACTGATTAGACAGtcacatgattgttgcgtttattattttaatcatgtaaggggatgtattatcagcctcatGCTTGCTCGCATTATCAGTTTTAGGATCGTTTTTTTtggaaatactttatttgcCGAATTTGGGACCATCTAGTCccttttaagtcattttctaatTTAAGTCAGTTTCCTAGCTTACGTATATCTCttatcatataatataacttaactatatttgaaatacttaatatttaataattaaaacgaTACATACGTTTacgttaaaaacataaatactgttattttaatttgaccATGAAAACGATAGGAAATTgtcttaagttaagaaatgacttaacaGGTGTTATGAATACCGCCCACGATGCCTGTTTCGTTTCAGCATTCATATTACTAAGAGCAAACAACATAAAAGATAAttagaatataatattttctttttagaaCAATAAAcgtgaatattttaaatgatattcaaaGACAGCATATGTAAAGAACAAAGCGAGTATGCTCAGCTTCTAAACGgtttacttatatatatatatataaaacattccaCCAAAAGCCCACTTGTGACCTGGGatgatattcaatattcaacttaagtaaaTCTAATGGTTATGCATCATTGAATTCTTTCACTCTTTTGggcagttataaataacaagtaatccgattagctacatctgtcttagatccaattaagaccaatatcgATTTGTGACAAATCTGTTGCGAAGTGAGATTCAGGTTTAGATGAAGAATTGATTGACCTTGATCATAGATCGTAGCTATACCATCGATGATACGTAACGAATTGGTCGACCTGGTTATGTCGTTGCTTGATCATCAAAACTAAAATTGGTTGGCCTATGTCGTAGATTATAGTTTGACAACCAGAAATACACTTAGAATTGGTTGACCTGTCAAAGATCGCAGCTCGACCATCTAAAATACACTGGGAATGTGTCTACCTGGGTCGTAGATTGTAGCTCGACCATGTAAAATACACTGATAATTGGTTGACCTGGGTCGTAGATCGTAGCTCGATCATGTAAAATACACTGGGAATGTGTCTACCTGGGTCGTAGATTGTAGCTCGACCATCTAAAATACACTGGGAATGTGTCTACCTGGGTCGTAGATCGCAGCTCGACCATCTAAAATACACTGGGAATGTGTCTACCTGGGTCGTAGATTGTAGCTCGACCATGTAAAATACACTGATAATTGGTTGACCTGGGTcgtagatcgtagctcgaccatGTAAAATACACTGATTATTGGTTGACCTGGGTCGTAGATCGTAGCCCGATCATCTAAAATACACTGATTATTGCTTGACCTGTGTCGTAGATCGTAGCTCGATCATCTAAAATACACTTCTTATCTTTTTCTACAAGCCCAGGGGCgaatccaggatttgacgttacaGGGTGTAACTTTAAGGCGTAGGCCATCCAAaccaaaatttatttggttttaagtGTTGGGGTTAACAAATTCTAGACTCAAAACTGTTAACCTTGTGTGTTTGGTTTTGTAAAATAAGTCAGCAAGGTGTTGGTGATTAAAATTGCTGTATATGTTACATGTGACTAGTTgtacttttatgttttaatactttatgAAAAGGAATGGTATTAGCGCTGCTGCAATAATGCTTTAGAAGCcaaatatatcatcatttatgtattgccatttatttattaaaactaaaaataccccttgaatttatttattaaaactaaaaataccCCTTGAATAATatgttgccatgtcaaccacaATGTTAATAGAATCACCAaatgacatttcattttttaaatgcactGGTTGATCCACCAAAATTCACGGGAATCAAGCACATTACCGATGGGGCAATTTTTTACCTTTCGTGAACCAAGcctttttaaaattcataattcTGAATCTTAGTCCCAAACACTCAAATTTAAGTCATTAGTAGATATGGGCTCTGGTCTTATTGAGCCCATCTAATAGCTGCTTTTCAGAAAACAAGAATAGAAACAAGCAAGCAAGCAAAGGTCAAGCATGaaagaatataaatatcaagATGTTAGGCCAAAATAAGTGATTTATTAGCAGTCAACaaattgcaaacaaacaaaacaaatgtcaagAGAATATTGACATTCATAGCTCGTGTTGTAAAGAGTTCACtgataatgtttattcatacaGTAATACCCCAGAAAACGTAGAAAAGTGAAAGTTATCACTTGAGTTAATAGTTGCATCAGGAACCTCGAACACTTCAACGAGCACTGCCTGTCCCCTTACAACTTGAATGATACACGTATTTCCACCCATTGACTGTGCCTGGCGTGCACCGGAAACCACGTGAGCATTAGCCACACCGTCCACTTCATTTACGCCGTTAACGACGAGACGAACAAACGTTGTCTTCGTAGAATCGAAATGGTAAGAGAACAGGTAGATGCCGGTAACCGGCGCCGTAAAAGCACCGGTGTAAGCGTTGTAACCATTCCCCTCATTGAGAAGAATCCGGTCGAATTTGATCGCTTCATTCGTCATGTGTTGGTTTGATTGGGAGAGATAGGTGGAAAATGCAATGTTGTTGACTGCCCGGCGCTTACGTGACAACAGAGAATGCAATGGAAATGGCGAACCTTTATGTAAAGTTGTATTATGTGTCGTTGTTATCTTCGATGTATCATCAGTACTTGCATTTGGAATGGTTTCGCTGTTTGTGTCCAACACTTTCAATTGTCTTTGGAGATCGTGTATTATATTATCCTGCTGTTCTTTCTTTTCCTGCAGTCTTTTAACATCCTTTTTTAGCGACAAAACTT from Mya arenaria isolate MELC-2E11 chromosome 3, ASM2691426v1 harbors:
- the LOC128229373 gene encoding complement C1q-like protein 2, whose protein sequence is MDILLELKREVSALHKDIENLTIENVLQETTIKDLKHKIEELEHKHAAQNMESQKAPSREDKDDDSIRSGENINHDAPTTPRLPPWLLSRQRRAVGNAAFSVYLSQSKQHMTNEAIKFDRILLNDGNVYNTFTGAFTAPLSGVYLFTYHFDSTTSTFVRLVVNGVNEVDAVANPHVVSGPRQAQSMGGNTCIIHVSHGQAVQVQVFEIPDATIDSSDNFHFSTFSGVLLY
- the LOC128226046 gene encoding complement C1q-like protein 4, translated to MASGMQSKQFESIVNKIRDEVLSLKKDVKRLQEKKEQQDNIIHDLQRQLKVLDTNSETIPNASTDDTSKITTTHNTTLHKGSPFPLHSLLSRKRRAVNNIAFSTYLSQSNQHMTNEAIKFDRILLNEGNGYNAYTGAFTAPVTGIYLFSYHFDSTKTTFVRLVVNGVNEVDGVANAHVVSGARQAQSMGGNTCIIQVVRGQAVLVEVFEVPDATINSSDNFHFSTFSGVLLYE